The Iamia majanohamensis genome window below encodes:
- a CDS encoding phytanoyl-CoA dioxygenase family protein, which yields MRPSSTAALARRLGRRVGRAPRPALAPGPPTLRRAAADAALRREGYVVVDLVDAGTVERLRDLCVAVHAEPRSGWASDFYTGDPETKRAVHEAIGRELRGAVDRDFVAHASLLHNFVVNWPGPDGGLVLHQHSSVVDERRYRSVVVWCALTPSTEANGTLHVVPRSHLLQRGPRPEQAGSWAEDHEERLLRDHLVSVELEPGQAIVFDNQLLHCSFANTTTSPRLTAVAIVLPTAAEPCYYEAAGPRVRVHRLDPEFFLETQPGQLEWARPEGLELLHEEPWSPLEVGVEDVRSTLPRGTCSHVPA from the coding sequence GTGAGGCCATCGTCCACAGCAGCCCTGGCCCGGAGGCTGGGACGCCGGGTCGGCCGCGCGCCTCGTCCCGCCCTGGCGCCGGGCCCGCCGACCCTTCGCCGCGCCGCGGCCGACGCAGCGCTCCGGCGCGAGGGCTACGTGGTCGTCGACCTCGTCGACGCCGGCACGGTCGAGCGGCTGCGGGACCTGTGCGTCGCGGTGCACGCCGAGCCCCGCTCGGGGTGGGCCTCGGACTTCTACACCGGGGACCCGGAGACCAAGCGCGCCGTCCACGAGGCGATCGGCCGAGAGCTGCGCGGTGCCGTCGACCGCGACTTCGTCGCGCACGCCTCCCTGCTGCACAACTTCGTCGTCAACTGGCCCGGCCCCGACGGGGGGCTCGTCCTGCACCAGCACTCCTCGGTGGTCGACGAGCGCAGGTACCGATCGGTCGTCGTGTGGTGCGCCCTGACCCCCTCCACCGAGGCCAACGGGACCCTGCACGTGGTGCCCCGCAGCCACCTGCTGCAGCGGGGACCGAGGCCGGAGCAGGCCGGGAGCTGGGCCGAGGACCACGAGGAGCGGCTGCTGCGGGACCACCTCGTCTCCGTCGAGCTGGAGCCCGGGCAGGCCATCGTGTTCGACAACCAGCTCCTGCACTGCTCCTTCGCCAACACCACCACCTCGCCGCGGCTCACGGCCGTGGCGATCGTGCTGCCCACGGCGGCCGAGCCCTGCTACTACGAGGCCGCCGGCCCCCGGGTCCGGGTGCACCGTCTGGACCCGGAGTTCTTCCTCGAGACCCAGCCCGGGCAGCTCGAGTGGGCACGCCCGGAGGGCCTCGAGCTGCTCCACGAGGAGCCCTGGTCGCCCCTGGAGGTCGGGGTCGAGGACGTCCGCAGCACGCTGCCCCGGGGGACCTGCTCCCACGTGCCCGCGTGA